Proteins co-encoded in one Xanthomonas campestris pv. badrii genomic window:
- a CDS encoding S8 family peptidase: MTAVRNRLGLLIIGAQLIGAPLSVAIAAPARTTADDPLVRYQWHILNRGQHVIGDSRPIAGVDMDVDILHSLGIRGRGVRVGVVDSSVEIRHEDLAANVIPNGSYNFGDGSNDPTPTVPDDYHGTQTAGVIAAVGWNGRGGRGVAPEASLAGFAFGPDPSVVTYAAVRYAWGDGPQSAALDVFNFSWGSSIPFYEDTSPQDLRAWDALMQSSRHGLGAIYVKSAGNGFLSMYAPDPEGNFVNVCRERAGRFGVGCGLSNQDLLNNLTGTIAVASVDATGKRAVYSSTGSALWVSGLGGLIGFQRAYYPTAAEDLGIERAPYAYDPAIVTTDPSTCAAGSNIDHDGPALNALDTSASKLDPSCNYAATFNGTSAAAPAVAGVAALMLSANPSLSARDVKYILATTARQVDPWQPRATYQGSVIDPGWITNAAGHRFSNWYGFGLADGAAAVYKAIDFKTLPPLRDTQWRASTDAASRIGTPTRPAKQRIRITQDMKVEAVQLSLATTHRTPTDLRVVLESPSGTRSYVLTPFSALDASAYAKTGFYIDLTSSNAFLDERAQGSWTLEVTDMTGLNATAVLQDFKLRIVGH; encoded by the coding sequence ATGACTGCTGTCCGCAACCGCCTTGGCTTGTTGATCATTGGCGCACAATTGATCGGCGCCCCGCTTTCCGTGGCAATTGCTGCGCCTGCGCGTACGACCGCAGACGATCCTCTGGTGCGGTATCAATGGCACATCTTGAATCGCGGGCAGCATGTCATTGGCGACAGTCGGCCAATCGCAGGCGTCGATATGGACGTGGACATCCTGCACAGCCTTGGCATTCGTGGCAGAGGCGTGCGTGTAGGCGTCGTGGACAGCAGCGTGGAGATCAGGCACGAGGACCTTGCGGCGAACGTCATTCCAAACGGCTCCTACAATTTCGGCGACGGTTCGAACGACCCGACGCCGACCGTGCCTGACGATTATCACGGAACGCAGACCGCAGGCGTGATTGCGGCCGTCGGCTGGAATGGGCGCGGCGGCCGAGGCGTTGCGCCGGAAGCCTCGTTGGCAGGCTTCGCCTTTGGTCCGGATCCGTCTGTGGTGACGTATGCGGCAGTTCGCTATGCGTGGGGCGACGGCCCTCAATCCGCAGCATTGGATGTCTTCAATTTTTCCTGGGGCTCGTCAATACCGTTTTATGAAGACACCAGCCCACAGGATCTGCGTGCATGGGATGCGTTGATGCAATCCAGCCGGCACGGGCTGGGGGCGATCTACGTCAAGTCGGCCGGAAACGGCTTCCTCAGCATGTACGCGCCGGATCCGGAAGGCAACTTCGTCAACGTCTGCCGAGAGCGCGCCGGCCGATTTGGCGTCGGCTGTGGGCTCAGCAACCAGGACCTACTCAACAACCTGACCGGCACGATAGCGGTAGCGAGTGTCGATGCGACCGGCAAGCGCGCCGTCTATTCCTCGACCGGTTCGGCGCTGTGGGTGTCCGGGCTGGGCGGATTGATTGGATTCCAGCGCGCCTACTATCCGACTGCAGCGGAAGATCTTGGCATTGAACGGGCGCCTTACGCCTACGACCCGGCCATCGTCACGACCGATCCGAGCACCTGCGCTGCGGGTTCAAACATCGACCACGACGGGCCTGCACTGAACGCATTGGATACCAGCGCCTCGAAGCTCGACCCTTCCTGCAATTACGCCGCCACCTTCAACGGTACGTCCGCCGCCGCGCCAGCCGTGGCCGGCGTCGCCGCCCTCATGCTGAGCGCCAATCCCAGCCTCAGCGCCCGCGATGTGAAATACATCCTGGCCACTACTGCGCGCCAGGTCGATCCATGGCAGCCACGCGCGACGTACCAGGGCAGCGTGATCGACCCAGGCTGGATCACCAATGCGGCGGGGCACCGTTTCAGCAACTGGTATGGCTTCGGCCTGGCCGACGGCGCAGCCGCTGTTTACAAGGCGATCGACTTCAAGACATTACCCCCACTGCGCGATACGCAGTGGCGCGCATCCACCGATGCAGCAAGCCGAATCGGCACTCCCACCCGCCCGGCAAAGCAGCGCATCCGCATTACGCAGGATATGAAGGTCGAAGCGGTGCAACTTTCGCTTGCCACGACACATCGCACACCGACCGATCTGCGGGTGGTGCTCGAGTCCCCCAGCGGCACCCGCAGCTATGTGCTTACGCCGTTCTCGGCGCTGGATGCCAGCGCCTATGCCAAGACCGGGTTCTATATCGACCTGACCTCCAGCAATGCATTTCTGGACGAGCGGGCGCAAGGGAGCTGGACACTGGAAGTCACTGACATGACCGGGCTGAACGCCACTGCAGTGCTGCAGGACTTCAAGCTGCGCATTGTGGGGCACTGA
- a CDS encoding AraC family transcriptional regulator: MSSLSELSTLLLRHAPADGMHATPIPGLQIMRSATRTVSIPTVYTPMLCLVAQGRKRAMLGAQAFHYHPEMYLVASVDLPIVGSVVEASAEHPYLCFCLDLDTAILSELAIQHPELTEHQRDAAPAGLLLNRSTPQLQDTAVRLARLLDQPHEIAALAPLVTRELLYRLMAAPANAVVRQMAIADSRLNQISKAIVWLREHYAQRFSIEQIADLSAMSRSTFHAHFKAVTSMTPLEYRSQLRVHEARRLMVAEALTAADAGFRVGYESASQFSRDYARILGKPPARDAQRLRANMPGAAELA, encoded by the coding sequence ATGTCTTCGCTGAGCGAGTTGAGCACCCTGCTGCTGCGCCATGCGCCGGCCGACGGGATGCATGCCACCCCGATTCCCGGGCTGCAGATCATGCGCAGTGCCACCCGGACGGTGTCCATTCCCACCGTCTATACACCGATGCTGTGTCTGGTGGCGCAAGGGCGCAAACGGGCGATGCTGGGCGCGCAGGCCTTTCACTATCACCCCGAGATGTATCTGGTGGCCTCGGTGGACCTGCCCATCGTCGGCTCGGTGGTCGAGGCCAGTGCCGAGCATCCCTATCTGTGCTTCTGCCTGGACCTGGACACGGCAATCCTCAGCGAGCTGGCCATCCAGCATCCCGAACTCACCGAACACCAGCGCGACGCCGCGCCGGCCGGGCTATTGCTCAACCGCAGCACGCCGCAGCTGCAGGACACCGCGGTGCGGCTGGCGCGCCTGCTCGACCAACCGCACGAGATCGCCGCATTGGCCCCGCTGGTGACACGCGAGCTGCTGTATCGCCTGATGGCCGCCCCCGCCAACGCGGTGGTACGCCAGATGGCGATCGCCGACAGCCGGCTCAACCAGATCTCCAAGGCCATCGTATGGTTGCGCGAACACTATGCGCAGCGCTTCAGCATCGAGCAGATCGCCGATCTGTCGGCGATGAGCCGTTCCACCTTCCATGCGCATTTCAAGGCGGTGACCTCGATGACGCCGCTGGAATACCGCTCGCAGCTGCGCGTGCATGAAGCCCGCCGCCTGATGGTGGCCGAGGCGCTGACCGCCGCCGATGCAGGCTTCCGGGTCGGCTACGAAAGCGCCTCGCAGTTCAGCCGCGACTACGCGCGCATCCTCGGCAAGCCGCCGGCACGCGATGCGCAGCGGCTGCGCGCGAACATGCCCGGTGCTGCCGAACTGGCGTAA
- a CDS encoding transcriptional repressor encodes MTKHTHAQDHACTAPHHHVDDANSFVRAVERACSERGLRLTPIRANVLRLIADAGKPVKAYELLDWVREGKGVGADAPPTVYRALDFLMANGFVHKLESVNAFVACHHPNSAQHSVPFLICDRCHSAVELEDRDVVSQLEARAKALGFQPQAQTLEVHGLCAKCAVVESPSAA; translated from the coding sequence ATGACCAAGCACACCCACGCACAAGACCACGCCTGCACGGCACCGCATCACCACGTCGACGACGCCAACAGCTTCGTGCGTGCGGTGGAGCGCGCCTGCAGCGAGCGCGGCCTGCGGCTGACGCCGATCCGCGCCAACGTGCTGCGGCTGATCGCCGACGCCGGCAAGCCGGTCAAGGCCTACGAGCTGCTGGACTGGGTGCGCGAAGGCAAGGGCGTGGGCGCCGATGCCCCGCCCACGGTGTATCGCGCGCTGGATTTTTTGATGGCCAATGGCTTCGTGCACAAGCTCGAATCGGTCAATGCCTTCGTCGCCTGCCACCACCCCAACAGCGCCCAGCACTCGGTACCGTTCCTGATCTGCGACCGCTGCCATAGCGCAGTGGAGCTGGAAGACCGCGACGTGGTCTCGCAACTGGAAGCCCGCGCCAAGGCGCTCGGGTTTCAGCCGCAGGCGCAGACGCTTGAGGTGCATGGCCTGTGCGCCAAGTGCGCGGTGGTGGAGTCGCCGTCGGCGGCGTAG
- the gltX gene encoding glutamate--tRNA ligase, translated as MTCRTRFAPSPTGYLHIGGARTALYCWLEARRRGGQFVLRIEDTDRERSTQAAIDAILEAMDWLGLDYDEGPIYQTQRIARYQEVAEQLLAQGKAYYAYETREELDAMREAAMAKQEKPRYNGAAREQQLPYRDDPNRVIRFKNPVGGSVVFDDLIKGRIEIANSELDDMVIFRPDGYPTYNFAVVVDDWDMGITEVIRGDDHINNTPRQINIYQALGAPVPRFGHMPMILDEEGAKLSKRTGAADVMQYKDAGYLPHALVNYLARLGWSHGDQELFSRQELLDLFDITDVNSKAARLDMAKLGWVNQHYLKTDDPASIAPQLEYQLGKLGIDVTQGPAAADVVVALRERVQTLKDMAEKAVVWYQPLEVYDEAAVIKHLKLGAEVPLGKARELLAAQREWTVESVSAALHDAAAALELGMGKVAQPLRVAITGTQVSPDISQTVYLAGREGALKRIDAALIKIGAA; from the coding sequence ATGACCTGCCGCACCCGCTTTGCCCCCAGCCCCACCGGTTACCTGCATATCGGCGGCGCCCGCACCGCCCTGTATTGCTGGCTGGAGGCGCGTCGTCGCGGCGGGCAGTTCGTGCTGCGCATCGAAGACACCGACCGCGAACGCAGCACCCAGGCGGCCATCGACGCGATCCTGGAAGCGATGGACTGGCTGGGCCTGGACTACGACGAAGGCCCGATCTACCAGACCCAGCGCATCGCGCGCTACCAGGAGGTGGCCGAGCAGCTGTTGGCGCAGGGCAAGGCGTATTACGCCTACGAGACCCGCGAAGAGCTCGATGCCATGCGCGAGGCCGCCATGGCCAAACAGGAAAAGCCGCGCTACAACGGCGCCGCGCGCGAGCAGCAGCTGCCGTACCGCGACGACCCCAATCGCGTCATCCGCTTCAAGAATCCGGTCGGCGGCAGCGTGGTCTTCGACGACCTGATCAAGGGCCGCATCGAGATCGCCAACAGCGAGCTCGACGACATGGTGATCTTCCGTCCGGACGGCTATCCCACCTACAACTTCGCGGTGGTGGTGGACGACTGGGACATGGGCATCACCGAGGTGATCCGCGGCGACGACCACATCAACAATACCCCGCGCCAGATCAACATCTACCAAGCGCTGGGTGCGCCGGTGCCGCGTTTCGGCCACATGCCGATGATCCTGGACGAGGAGGGCGCCAAGCTCTCCAAGCGCACCGGCGCGGCCGATGTGATGCAGTACAAGGACGCCGGCTACCTGCCGCATGCCTTGGTCAACTATCTGGCCCGCCTGGGCTGGTCGCATGGCGACCAGGAGCTGTTCAGCCGCCAGGAGCTGCTGGACCTGTTCGACATCACCGACGTCAATTCCAAGGCTGCGCGGCTGGACATGGCCAAGCTCGGCTGGGTCAACCAGCATTATCTGAAGACCGACGACCCGGCCAGCATCGCGCCGCAGCTGGAATACCAGCTGGGCAAGCTCGGCATCGACGTGACCCAGGGCCCGGCTGCCGCCGACGTGGTGGTGGCGCTGCGCGAGCGGGTGCAGACCCTCAAGGACATGGCCGAAAAGGCCGTGGTCTGGTACCAGCCGCTGGAGGTCTACGACGAAGCGGCGGTGATCAAGCACCTGAAGCTGGGCGCCGAAGTGCCGCTGGGCAAGGCGCGCGAGCTGCTGGCGGCGCAGCGCGAATGGACCGTGGAAAGCGTCTCGGCGGCGCTGCACGATGCCGCCGCGGCGCTGGAACTGGGCATGGGCAAGGTGGCCCAGCCGCTGCGCGTGGCCATCACCGGCACCCAGGTCAGCCCGGACATTTCGCAGACGGTGTACCTGGCCGGCCGCGAGGGTGCCTTGAAACGCATCGATGCGGCACTCATCAAGATAGGAGCGGCCTGA
- a CDS encoding DUF3616 domain-containing protein, whose translation MAKKTLIPHSVRLEFTPGALVHSNLSGAAFTDDWLWVAGDEACAVDRLRKLPPGQREALRFGQGQSFPLAELLDLPGEDAEEADLEGMGLSDGYLWVVGSHGLKRKNAKPDRDDADNAKRLTKLKLDANRRLLACLPIERDDDGTPRLVRQAADGRRALRLKGDAKHNQLTELLADDPHFGPFLKIPGKDNGFDIEGIVVDGQRLLLGLRGPVLRGWSALLEIRVEAHGDHLRLAPLDDDGTLLRKHFLQLGGLGIRDLHYSRDDLYLLAGPTMVLNGEIRLFKWPDARKQLAANQEPVRFQHTLLESAVLPHGSDSDRAEAICNLPPQLAGKTPSWLVLYDAPGPARSGGECVVYGDLLRNR comes from the coding sequence ATGGCCAAGAAAACCCTGATCCCGCATAGCGTCCGGCTTGAGTTCACCCCGGGCGCCCTGGTGCACAGCAATCTTTCCGGCGCGGCGTTCACCGACGACTGGCTGTGGGTCGCCGGCGACGAAGCCTGTGCGGTGGACCGGTTGCGCAAGCTGCCGCCCGGCCAGCGCGAGGCCTTGCGCTTCGGCCAGGGGCAGAGTTTTCCGCTGGCCGAGCTGCTGGATCTGCCCGGCGAAGACGCCGAGGAAGCCGACCTGGAAGGCATGGGGCTGTCCGACGGGTACCTGTGGGTGGTGGGGTCGCATGGGCTGAAGCGCAAGAACGCCAAGCCCGACCGCGACGATGCCGACAACGCCAAGCGCCTGACCAAGCTCAAGCTCGACGCCAACCGCCGCCTGCTGGCCTGCCTGCCGATCGAGCGCGACGACGATGGGACGCCGCGGCTGGTACGGCAGGCCGCCGACGGCCGCCGCGCATTGCGCCTCAAGGGCGATGCCAAGCACAACCAGCTCACCGAGCTGCTGGCCGACGACCCGCATTTCGGCCCGTTCCTGAAGATTCCCGGCAAGGACAACGGCTTCGATATCGAAGGCATCGTGGTGGATGGCCAGCGCCTGTTGCTGGGCCTGCGCGGGCCGGTGTTGCGTGGCTGGTCGGCGCTGCTGGAAATCCGGGTGGAGGCGCATGGCGACCATCTGCGCCTGGCGCCGCTGGACGACGACGGCACGCTGTTGCGCAAACACTTCCTGCAATTGGGCGGGCTGGGCATCCGCGACCTGCATTATTCCCGGGACGACCTGTACCTGCTGGCCGGGCCGACCATGGTGTTGAATGGCGAAATCCGCCTGTTCAAATGGCCGGACGCGCGCAAGCAGCTGGCCGCCAATCAGGAACCGGTGCGTTTTCAGCACACGCTGCTGGAGTCGGCGGTACTGCCGCACGGCAGCGACAGCGACCGCGCCGAGGCGATCTGCAACCTGCCTCCGCAGCTGGCTGGCAAGACGCCCAGCTGGCTGGTGCTGTACGACGCACCCGGCCCGGCGCGCAGCGGTGGCGAATGCGTGGTGTACGGCGACCTGTTGCGCAACCGCTGA
- a CDS encoding carbon-nitrogen hydrolase family protein, with amino-acid sequence MNAPLTIAVAKYPIGRPADFDAFAARVSALVGEAASSGARVAVLPEYLSLELGATFGTQVSAGLPESLAAIQALRAPWLDLFAGLARQHRLHLIPGSFLLDLGQGRYRNRSDWFTPDGRHGWQDKLQLTGFEKATGLIEPGDALKVFEVDGVRAAIAICYDSEFPLPVRAQYEAGARLLIVPSCTDTAAGATRVRIGCLARALENRMFVAQSVTAGQAPWSPALDINTGEAAVFAPMDVGFPDDGVVAQTRGETVWAYAALDIAAFEASRAQAQVANDRDWPGQWAAGLARARPAAWE; translated from the coding sequence ATGAATGCGCCGCTCACCATTGCCGTTGCCAAGTACCCGATCGGCCGCCCGGCGGATTTCGATGCATTTGCCGCGCGCGTCTCGGCCCTGGTCGGCGAGGCTGCGTCGTCCGGTGCCCGCGTGGCGGTGTTGCCGGAATACCTGTCGCTGGAGCTGGGCGCGACCTTCGGCACGCAGGTGTCTGCCGGCCTGCCGGAATCCTTGGCCGCCATCCAGGCCTTGCGTGCGCCATGGCTCGACCTCTTTGCCGGCCTGGCGCGCCAGCATCGGCTGCACCTGATACCCGGCAGTTTCCTGCTGGATCTGGGCCAGGGCCGCTACCGCAATCGCAGCGACTGGTTCACCCCCGATGGCCGCCACGGTTGGCAGGACAAGCTGCAGCTCACCGGCTTCGAAAAGGCCACCGGGCTGATCGAGCCGGGCGATGCGCTGAAGGTGTTCGAGGTCGATGGTGTGCGCGCGGCGATCGCCATCTGCTACGACAGCGAATTCCCGCTGCCGGTGCGGGCGCAGTACGAGGCCGGTGCACGCCTGCTGATCGTGCCCAGCTGCACCGACACCGCCGCCGGCGCCACCCGGGTCCGCATCGGCTGCCTGGCGCGCGCGCTGGAAAACCGCATGTTCGTCGCGCAATCGGTCACCGCCGGGCAGGCGCCCTGGAGCCCGGCGCTGGACATCAATACCGGCGAGGCAGCGGTGTTCGCGCCGATGGATGTGGGCTTCCCGGATGACGGCGTGGTGGCGCAGACCCGGGGCGAGACGGTGTGGGCGTATGCGGCGCTGGATATCGCTGCTTTCGAGGCCAGCCGTGCGCAGGCGCAGGTGGCCAACGACCGCGATTGGCCCGGGCAGTGGGCGGCCGGCCTGGCGCGTGCCCGGCCGGCAGCGTGGGAGTGA
- a CDS encoding GNAT family N-acetyltransferase, with product MAGMTGSLSVEAVSGNAVLPYLDAVAQLRIAVFRAWPYLYDGDADYERSYLAAYAASPQSVFVLARDGDAVIGASTGLPLLDDSDAFHTPFRAAGIDPACVFYFGESVLLPAYRGRGIGHAFFDHREAHARALGGVALTAFCSVDRAPDDPRKPADYRPNDAFWRKRGYAPQPHMQVRLAWAELQHGEIDHSLSVWTRTLAD from the coding sequence ATGGCCGGCATGACGGGTTCCCTGAGTGTTGAAGCGGTGAGCGGCAACGCGGTGTTGCCGTATCTGGACGCGGTGGCGCAGCTGCGCATCGCGGTGTTTCGTGCATGGCCGTATCTGTACGACGGCGATGCCGATTACGAACGCAGCTATCTGGCGGCATATGCGGCGTCGCCGCAGAGCGTCTTCGTGCTGGCACGCGATGGCGATGCGGTGATCGGTGCCTCCACCGGCCTGCCGCTGCTCGATGACAGCGATGCCTTCCATACGCCCTTCCGCGCAGCCGGCATCGACCCGGCCTGCGTGTTCTATTTCGGCGAGTCGGTGCTGCTGCCCGCGTATCGCGGGCGAGGCATTGGTCACGCGTTCTTCGACCACCGCGAGGCGCATGCGCGCGCGCTGGGCGGCGTTGCGCTGACCGCCTTCTGTTCGGTGGACCGTGCACCCGACGATCCGCGCAAACCGGCCGACTATCGCCCCAACGACGCGTTCTGGCGCAAGCGCGGCTATGCGCCGCAGCCGCACATGCAGGTGCGGCTGGCCTGGGCAGAGTTGCAACACGGCGAGATCGACCACAGCTTGAGCGTGTGGACACGCACGTTGGCAGACTAG
- the creD gene encoding cell envelope integrity protein CreD, with the protein MKSLKLLLRFATIGGLILLLLIPLLLIRGAVQDRARYRDEAMERVAQGKAGEQQFIAPVRVLPYTEEVQVAEPDEQGNQRNQRKVWRKREGALLQTPRSLKLGGDMVPSVREVGLYRVQVYSWKATLHAEYEPLDYAAVPTRVYGQPHLAVGISDVRGLVGTPRLQVDGRAVALESGAGALADRSAGVHAELSPLADPVAGRLQAGNVVDMQFVLDGTRRLAIAPIADNNEIALRSAWQHPSFGGRFLPNAPSIGPKGFDASWSLSSLATGAQTQLQSSQSALDMLEVRLVDPVDVYTQADRASKYGILFAVLTFVAFVLFELIKRLPIHPLQYLLVGLALAIFFLLLLSLSEHIAFWQAYLLSAAACIGLQFFYLSGVLRSWRRAAGFSVMLTALYGVLYSLLICEDNALLMGSLLLFGILASIMWVTRKLDWYELGNSLR; encoded by the coding sequence ATGAAATCCCTGAAACTGCTGTTGCGCTTTGCCACCATCGGCGGGCTGATCCTGTTGTTGCTGATTCCCTTGTTGCTGATCCGGGGCGCGGTGCAGGACCGTGCCCGCTACCGCGACGAGGCGATGGAGCGGGTGGCGCAGGGCAAGGCCGGCGAGCAGCAGTTCATCGCGCCGGTGCGCGTGCTGCCGTATACCGAAGAGGTGCAGGTGGCCGAGCCGGACGAGCAGGGCAACCAGCGCAACCAGCGCAAGGTGTGGCGCAAGCGCGAGGGTGCGCTGTTGCAGACCCCGCGCAGCCTGAAACTCGGCGGCGACATGGTGCCGTCGGTGCGCGAAGTGGGCCTGTACCGCGTACAGGTGTATTCCTGGAAAGCGACGCTGCACGCCGAATACGAACCACTGGACTACGCCGCCGTACCCACCCGCGTGTATGGCCAGCCGCATCTGGCGGTGGGCATTTCCGATGTGCGCGGGCTGGTCGGCACGCCGCGGTTGCAGGTGGATGGGCGTGCAGTGGCACTGGAAAGTGGAGCCGGCGCGCTGGCGGATCGGTCGGCGGGCGTGCATGCCGAGCTGAGCCCGCTGGCCGATCCGGTGGCCGGGCGGCTGCAGGCGGGCAATGTGGTGGACATGCAGTTCGTGCTGGACGGCACCCGCCGCCTGGCCATCGCACCGATCGCCGACAACAACGAGATCGCCTTGCGTTCTGCCTGGCAGCACCCGTCCTTCGGCGGCCGTTTCCTGCCCAACGCGCCCAGCATCGGCCCGAAAGGCTTCGATGCCAGCTGGTCGCTGTCGTCGCTGGCCACCGGCGCACAGACGCAGTTGCAGTCCAGCCAGTCTGCGCTGGACATGCTGGAGGTGCGCCTGGTGGACCCGGTGGACGTGTATACCCAGGCCGACCGTGCCAGCAAGTACGGCATCCTGTTCGCGGTGCTGACCTTCGTGGCCTTCGTGCTGTTCGAGCTGATCAAGCGCCTGCCGATCCATCCGTTGCAGTACCTGCTGGTGGGCCTGGCGCTGGCAATCTTCTTCTTGCTGCTGCTCAGCCTGTCCGAGCACATCGCGTTCTGGCAGGCCTACCTGCTGTCGGCGGCGGCCTGTATCGGCCTGCAGTTCTTCTACTTGTCCGGAGTGTTGCGCAGCTGGCGCCGCGCGGCGGGATTCTCGGTGATGCTTACCGCGCTGTATGGCGTGCTCTACAGCTTGTTGATCTGCGAAGACAACGCGCTGCTGATGGGGTCGTTGCTGCTGTTCGGCATCCTGGCCAGCATCATGTGGGTGACCCGCAAGCTCGATTGGTACGAGCTTGGCAACAGCCTGCGCTGA
- the creC gene encoding two-component system sensor histidine kinase CreC → MRLGLKLFLGFFLIVGLAAFFVMRVFVNEVKPGVRQAMESTLVDAANVLAEMASPELAQGTLASGSFARHLAQAQQRDPKAWVWRFRKNTVDYRVTVTDARGVVVFDSLGRDVGRDNSRWNDVYRTLRGEYGARSSPEIDGDPTATVMHVAAPIYAPDDPNKLIGVLTLAQPNRSIDPFIQASQRNILQRGAWLIGISALIGIAMTWWLMRGIGRLNRYAQAVSAGIPVPLPEPRGDEIGDLGQALETMRRKLEGKAYVEQYVQSLTHEMKSPLAAIRGASELLTEPMPDADRQHFVASIRAQEQRLTETIDKLLALAEVEQHGWLQTRERIAVSGLLQAAVDAVAQRAASAGVQVEIDAAGLTAGGQAVHGDAFLLRQALINLLENAIAFSPAGSHVHLRTQVQGAQLHLMVEDRGSGVPDYAIERVFERFYSLARPQTGQRSSGLGLPFVREVARLHGGEVALRNREGGGAVAALRLRIG, encoded by the coding sequence ATGCGGCTCGGGCTCAAGCTGTTCCTGGGATTTTTCCTGATCGTCGGGCTGGCCGCGTTCTTCGTGATGCGGGTGTTCGTCAACGAGGTCAAGCCCGGCGTGCGCCAGGCGATGGAATCGACCCTGGTGGATGCGGCCAATGTGCTGGCGGAGATGGCCAGCCCCGAGCTTGCGCAGGGGACGCTTGCCAGTGGCAGCTTCGCCCGCCATCTGGCGCAGGCGCAGCAGCGCGATCCCAAGGCGTGGGTGTGGCGCTTCCGCAAGAACACCGTGGACTACCGCGTCACCGTGACCGATGCGCGCGGCGTGGTGGTGTTCGATTCGCTGGGCCGCGATGTGGGCCGCGACAATTCGCGCTGGAACGATGTCTACCGCACCTTGCGCGGCGAGTATGGCGCGCGTTCCAGCCCCGAGATCGATGGCGACCCCACCGCCACGGTGATGCATGTGGCCGCACCGATCTATGCGCCGGATGATCCGAACAAACTGATCGGCGTACTGACCCTGGCCCAGCCCAATCGCAGCATCGATCCCTTCATCCAAGCCAGCCAGCGCAACATCCTGCAGCGCGGCGCCTGGTTGATCGGCATTTCCGCATTGATCGGCATCGCGATGACCTGGTGGCTGATGCGCGGGATCGGCCGGCTCAATCGCTATGCGCAGGCGGTGAGCGCCGGCATCCCGGTGCCGCTGCCCGAGCCGCGCGGCGATGAAATCGGCGACCTCGGCCAGGCGCTGGAAACCATGCGTCGCAAGCTGGAAGGCAAGGCCTACGTCGAGCAGTACGTGCAATCGCTGACGCACGAGATGAAAAGCCCGCTGGCCGCGATCCGTGGCGCCTCCGAGCTGCTCACCGAGCCGATGCCGGACGCCGACCGCCAGCACTTCGTCGCCAGCATCCGTGCGCAGGAGCAGCGCCTGACCGAAACCATCGACAAGCTGCTGGCGCTGGCCGAAGTGGAACAGCATGGCTGGCTGCAGACGCGCGAGCGCATCGCCGTGTCCGGCTTGCTGCAGGCGGCGGTGGATGCCGTGGCGCAACGCGCTGCCAGCGCCGGGGTGCAGGTCGAGATCGATGCCGCAGGCCTGACGGCCGGCGGTCAGGCCGTGCATGGCGATGCGTTCCTGCTGCGGCAGGCGCTGATCAACCTGCTGGAAAATGCCATTGCGTTCTCACCCGCGGGCAGTCACGTGCACTTGCGTACGCAGGTGCAGGGCGCGCAGCTGCACCTGATGGTCGAAGACCGCGGCAGCGGCGTGCCGGACTACGCGATCGAACGCGTGTTCGAGCGGTTCTACTCGCTGGCACGCCCGCAGACCGGGCAACGCAGTTCCGGTCTGGGCCTGCCGTTCGTGCGCGAAGTGGCGCGCCTGCACGGCGGCGAGGTGGCCTTGCGCAATCGCGAAGGCGGTGGAGCGGTGGCAGCACTGCGCCTGCGCATCGGCTGA
- the creB gene encoding two-component system response regulator CreB: MLRAMSDTPVRVLVVEDEAAIADTVLYALRSEGYAPEHCLLGREALARLRAEPADLVVLDVGLPDINGFEVCRSLRSFSEVPVIFLTARNDEIDRVLGLELGADDYMAKPFSPRELVARVRARLRRRSAAAVAEPGWQPHGGFAIDREGSRIRYGEALLPLTRYEYAVLAALLQRPGAILSRAQLMDRGWDAGADSADRTVDTHIKTLRGKLRQAGVPADPIRTHRGLGYALEL, encoded by the coding sequence ATGCTGCGCGCCATGTCCGACACTCCTGTCCGCGTGCTCGTCGTCGAAGACGAAGCCGCCATCGCCGATACCGTGCTGTACGCGCTGCGCAGCGAAGGTTATGCGCCCGAACACTGCCTGCTGGGCCGCGAGGCGCTGGCGCGGCTGCGTGCCGAGCCGGCCGATCTGGTGGTGCTGGATGTCGGCCTGCCGGACATCAATGGTTTCGAGGTCTGTCGCAGCCTGCGCAGCTTCAGCGAGGTGCCGGTGATCTTTCTCACCGCGCGCAACGACGAGATCGATCGCGTGCTGGGGCTGGAACTGGGCGCCGACGATTACATGGCCAAGCCGTTCTCCCCGCGCGAGCTGGTGGCACGGGTGCGCGCGCGCCTGCGTCGCCGCAGCGCGGCAGCGGTGGCCGAACCCGGCTGGCAACCGCATGGCGGCTTTGCGATCGACCGCGAAGGCAGCCGCATCCGCTATGGCGAGGCCCTGTTGCCGCTGACCCGTTACGAATACGCAGTGCTGGCCGCGCTGCTGCAGCGTCCCGGCGCCATCCTCAGCCGCGCGCAGCTGATGGACCGTGGCTGGGATGCCGGCGCCGACAGCGCCGACCGCACCGTCGATACCCATATCAAGACCCTGCGCGGCAAGCTGCGCCAGGCCGGCGTGCCGGCCGACCCGATCCGCACCCACCGTGGCCTTGGCTACGCGCTGGAGCTGTAG